The Styela clava chromosome 3, kaStyClav1.hap1.2, whole genome shotgun sequence genome includes the window AAGGAGGGTGTATTATATTgctcaatttaaatttttgtgaaTCCCTTACATTCTTGAAAATGATATAACAGGTAATACTTCCATGTTTTCAAAATGATCGGACATACAATGCTCTTGTTTAGAATAGAAATAAAGTGAGAGATACAGCCTATCTGCAGTGAGCTGAATTGAAAGAGTTGAACAGTAAATCTAATCTCAAAACTTAGCTCTCTGATTTCAATCGCCAAAATGCATACACTCTAGCTATCCTCTTAATACTTTATGTGGATAGCAAGACAAAGTCCCCTCCAAATTCCCCAAACTATTTTTCTACTATGAACAATCCACCCGAAGTGAAAAATATCTATTTGCATCCGGATAGCTCTTTAATATATTCTCAAATAAATATCTGTCTTGGATAATTTCCCAAAAAGACAACAACAATGACTTTTCGACAATAACAGTGATTTTGAAACTAAATTCAAAAagattttaattgaatattataatcTTTTGTTTCTCTGCTCTTAATTAAAACTAGCTTTGGTTTTTCGCGGTTTTTCTTCCTCCGTAAAATTTGCTGGCTACATTTTTTCTCGATATTTCggaaagattgatttttttactggttggaaaaatttGACTGACATACTGACGAGACCCTTTCAGACATTGACATATTACTAAAGCCGGTAACACGAGTAACCTACAACAGATTTGGGCATAATTTTCCTTTTATAGTAGGGTTCTTTGTCGCTTTGACGCATTTATCAACTGAAATTATTGTTGGGGGTGCAGATTGATATTTgagaatttgtaattttttaacGAATCAGGACAAGTGATATCTAAAGTATAAAATGGAGATTGTCTATGAATAATGGTTCAAAAATGTCATCAAATATTACTTTATTAGATTGAGCTGACATCTAAAAAAATCTCGTTTAAATTATTAATTCATTTCGATTATTTTCCCCTAAATTCTAAACTTTCATTCATCAATTCACCTGAATGGTGCTTTACATCATTCAGGCCACATCGTATTTTGTCACGTGATTATTTTGGTATTTTGCCTTGTGATATTGTATTATATTCACAAATAAAACTAGAAGCAGACGGAAACATTGAAGCAGAAACCAAATaggatattttaatgtatatagCCAGGTACAGATTGAAATTTCATGCATGCAGTACTGAATATGGAAAATAGATTCAGAAAGTTTTGTACAATAATTTACCTTTACAATTTGCACCTCCTTTATCCCATTCGCCATCACTGTTTGTATCATCATCAGTATTTGTGTCTTTGCAAGTTGCTTGTTTAGTTCCGTCATTATAATATCCATCCAAGCAAGTAATAACGCATTCATCACCAAACGTGTTGGAGTTACAAGTTGATTGTTGTGAATTTGGAATGATTAGTGAATTGGGACATCTGATAGCTGAAGTTGATTCCAAGTGATTACAAATACCgataacatgaaaaaaacacaaattacaACTAACCCTAGTATATATGGCAATATTGTGTTGATCAGGATAATATATAAGATAATATCgaaaaccttttttaatataattggaATGATACATTCAGTGCaactttaattaaatttttcgaaaattttatgATGTAATTATATAAGTTTATGAACCTTCTTCTCACACAAAACTCAAGCATATGCTTCTAAAAATCCATGAGCAAATAAAACATAGAAGCATAATACATAGGAAAAAATAGTCCATGAGAGTATGGAATTGCGTTAGCGTTTTGAGAAAACACGTTAATTCATGTGaaagaaaatatcgaaaaaagttttgaaagttttcATTTACGTCACCTGTACAATTTGCACTTCCTTTATCCCATTCACCATCACTGTTTGTATCATCATCAGTATTTATGTCTATGCAGGTTGCTTGCTTATCTCCATCATTATAATATCCATCCAAACATGTAATATCACATTCACCACTGAACGTGTTGAGGTTACAAGTAGATTGTTGTGAATTTGTAATGGTTAATGAATCAGCGCATGTAATAGCTGATGAAGTATCGAtaacatataaaacaataaattacaaATAACTATTGACcagaataataatttaatattggaaaactttttgaaagtttttagAATGATAAATCCAATGCAAtgcaattaatatattttattatttcacaaATTTTGTGACGTAATTGAAGTTTATGAACTTTCTTCTAACGCAGAACTCAAGCATATGTTTTTAAAAGCCTCGAGTGAATTGTTAGGGTATAATAGttgacaattattttttttttaaaatgactcATGTAGTAGTACCAACTAATAAATCTACCCAAGTTTATGGAATTGCTTCTAAAATAAATCTTGTTGTATGAAATGAAATTAATTGAGATAATATAATCAAGCAGACAAAATGATTAGATCGGACTATTCAATCTAAGCTGCGTTGAAGACTGCTTTTCGTCAACCCGGACAGAAGTAGATTTTTGACGaaagaagttttaaaatagatattcgtaaacacaaattttcaaaatattccaaatttctTTACGATCAATGGGTTCGACATTACAAATATGTATCCGATATAAACTCACATATCAGATCATTGATGATCATTCGTCAACGAAAAAAGAaacatttaatttcaaatgaCTAAGATTAGACATTCCTTTTGGGGCAAATAAATCATCGAAGCATactatgtataaaaaaaaatggttcaaGAAAATATGGCGCTGCGTTAACctattcggaaaagaagtgtaGCCTATTCATCTGTAAcagaatatcaaaaaagatCTTGAAAGCTTTTACATTACGCCACCTGTACAATTTGCACTCCCTTCATCCCATTTACCATCACTGTTTGTATCATCATCAGTATTTGTGTCATTGCAAATTGCTTGCTTATCTCCATCGTTATAATATCCATTCAAGCAAGTAATATCACATGTATCATTGAAGTTATTGCTGGCTGAACAGTCCAATGACTGTGCATTTGTAATATTGAACGAATCAGGACACGTGATAGCTGAGGTAAAAATAATAGAATGTGATGAATTTACAGAAATCACATAAACTTTTACTTTGGTATCTTCATTTTAACTTAAATCTAGACtaaattctaaattaaatataacatGTTTTGGTTCAAATGAAGCTGTTTTGCATGTTAGTCATTCAAGATACCTAGTTGATATCTGAAATGGTACGATTTAtgaatttctcatttttataaGTAATTTTCTGATGCAGAACTTGTAGATAAAATTTCGAAATCGACTTCGTTTTATGAACGAAAATCCATCCGCCCGTGagttgtttttcaattattttttaatgatatttctaaaaaatgacATGTTCAGTTTAGCAAATATATTCCACAACGGGTGTCTCCAATATGTCGTGTCCAACttatcccacttgtcccacgtgtacaACTTGTAGGACAcgtggtacacgtgggacaagtgggatacGTGGGACAAATgggtgggacaagtgggacacgacattttggagacaccgtTCCACAACCTAATTAATTTTACAACTTTATCTACTGTTCTGATTTTCCCTTTATTATATTCAACACGtttctttttaataatatttcaaataaggTGACAGTCAAATATTAGTTTGCAGGAAATTACCAAATATGCATGGCCATGGACATGGTAAAACTGTGTAATCACAATATTATCTAAACGATTTGAGCATTCCTGATTTAAATAGGTTTTATCATATTTGATGTTAGGAGGTATAGCTTAAAAGAGGTACTGTTTCAGATATTGACAGGTCCGGCTTAAAAATGTGTACAACGTTGTCGACAAAACGCCAAGCATTTGTTGAGCTATGTATGACCAAAATTCATCTCTGACCAGAAGGTCAGAGTTCAACAAGTAAAACCGGGTATTGCAAGTTTTCATTATTATAATTGATTCATTTATGAATATAGATTCATGTGAAATATATAGACAGTAAGAAATACGGTGCGTCTCCACTACATACTGGAGATTATATATATAGGTGTAATAGTACTTTTGTGTAATtgtaacaacaaaaatatatctGTTTACAAATATAATTGGTCATAACGCTTACTCGCCCAGAAATTGGTTATGTTTCCAAAGGCTGAAACCCGACTTGGTAAAATATCTAGTATTATTTAGGAGATAGTTGAGTGCCATGGCTTTAGAACcagtaatatattaaaaagttaaatgACTGATACAGCGTGAGCATTCACTTAATTACCATCAAGTCTAAGATCTtgttatagtttatttaaaaCACGAGAAACACTTGATTTGCCACGAAAAAGCACAATGTTAAATGTTcccaataaataaattagtcTGCTATGTTCTGCATATGGGAAGCTGACTTTTTATTAGTTAATCTACAATCTTTCTTTGAGTAAAGGTTTGAGTAAGATTCTTGACTATTTTAAAGAGGAATCACTTCAGAATGCCATTCGTGATTTATTTGCCTTTGTATCATGATACTTTTcctaaatattaataataaatattataatcatTAAATATCCAGTACCCACTGATAATAAGAAATTTGTACACTTCTAATATACCTACGTGCTGTGGTTTGAGGAACTGTAGTTGGACCTGGATTGGAATAGACGTTGAttagtattcaaatataaaaacttttCACCTGCTATGGTTTGAAATACTGTACTAGATAATATGGTTGATGCTTTGTCAGAATCTGGAATGGAATAGACATCGAATATAATATAActatccaaaattaaaaacattgcaATTCTTATATAAACCCACATACCTGCTGTGGTTTGATTTATTGTACGCGGTGGTATTGCTGATGCTTCGTCGGCCCCTGTGAATAAGAATCAAATAATCATAGCTATATTTGAACGGGTAGTAGGGAGAACCGCTACGAAAGTCAGCGCATCTAATTGAAAAGGCATGCTTATCCAAAGAGCTTTCTTTATATGTTGTTTTAATCATAAACAGTTTGCATTAGTTATTGTGTCAACTAGTTTTATTAGCTAAAAGACGAAGTTAATGTGATTAGCGATTACATAAACAATAGTATATTCCCTCAATTATACTGTTAGAAATCAAGCAGTCAAAATTATTGGAATATTTCAAATACCTGTTACAATCAATTTAGCTTTCATAACGGTTTGTTTGATTTTACAGAGAAAAATAGGAAAGACATACCTGTACATAGGTCGAATAGCAGCAGACCAACAATAATCAACTTCACATTCATATCTGTTTGTCAATAAActcgatatttcaaaaaacacacTTAATTTGAAGGTTTCTCCAGTAATTCTAAACTGAACAtaactaaaattttgaaatctgtcgtgaaataaaaggaaaaaaaaGTTGGACGATCAACTAATTCGTAACTGTACGATAACGTTCAGCATTTTAGTGACACGAGTTGAGCCATAATCAAAAAAGCTGGCCCCGAATTTGATAAAGTTGACAAGCTATCTTACTTGCAATTATTTCGACAACGGATTCAAAATTAATGGACTAGTGGAAAATAGAACCACTGCATTACTGGCACATCTTTTCCGCCTAAAATATTTGGTCTGTCAATTCGAAATAAAAGTCATAGCTTcagaacttttttcaaaatccCAGTGCTTGTTGTCAAGCTTGAGATTTCTAGGCTGGAATACCATATGATGAAGCCCAACTGGTGAACTGTGACACAAACTGTGGTACCTACATCATGATATTTATTGATGTTCATTGAACAAAAACTGAATGATCGGTAAACTTGCTaacaatttcttttttcaaagtttaatcgctatttcaaacagacgacagtttttttttttaaaactcttTCTAAACATAGCTGACATATTAGTAGTAAAACAATAACTTTAAACTGTTCAATAATGcatgataataatttttttcaagttttgttcaACTTTTTGTAATAACTTTTAAATATGTTGGTAAGTATGCCGTAAAATGGTACAAACTATGTTCGAATATTTTCATTACATATTTCAATTCCTGGAAAAAAAGTCCTAATCGGaaccttcaatttttttttttattgatggTAAATCTGTCAATTTTTTTGATAAGCATTTTGAAAGCTGTTAAAAATTTTCTGTCTTCTAGTTAGTTCCCTTtcacaatttttaaaacatactTATTATCACTATAATTGAATTCTGCTATTGGATTCTGCAACAATAAATTTCGAACATGAAGTATCTAAGAAGATTTGCAagtcaaatcaatattatatatttttacgtCTTCTGATTTATGTACTTTGCCTCTTCCATCGAATTCGGTGATCAGCATTATATTAATAGGTTACTCATTATAATCATAACACACAGTTCTGATACCTCTATATCATAGATCCATATTTATTAGAAAGGACTGTTATCTATAAAAGTAAATAAGAGCAAAGATACATCTTTTGTTATGCCCTCATAAATTTGGGCGGGCCGTTCTAAATTACATTACTGCTGTTTTTTATGGAACCGTCAGAAGGTTTCACGGTCACTATCTCAACTATAATTTTTATAGTTTGCCATGCAAATACAAATAAACGAGATGAATTTTCACTTCGCTTTACGAAGGTTTGAAGCAAATGAACACCCGAAACTAACATTTTAATTAAATGCTACAACATATAGCCAATGTGGGACAATGTTAGTAGATAGTTTCCACTAGATagtgaaacaagagagctacgcccaatatatggacacgtctgttcgcagtacagtacggtttaccgtaccgtcagatcacagtcacAGCTGAAGTGCGATCGCGGAACTGTCACATAGTgcgccatttttaattttgatgatgtcacacGAAACTTCGGAGTGAAAACGAATTCTATGGagcccaaaattttttttgaaatatatccaACAATCTTCATCCAATATACAATTGATCCAACAGTTAAAGGGAAAATAcacttttttcaaaacaataatacaacaacaagaagaataCTAAGaagaataagaacaacaacaattcaacaaaacgatccataggtccatatATGCTTTTCAAACAGTTATGGCGTTATCTTCAAATTATACAGGAGTGCTATCACCAAGTCCAAACATGTTATAAACGACGATGTTACGTTTTGTCACTGttctataaaaatcaataattagGCTCCTCAAAAGTCTGAACACGGGTCCAGCTATGgatatatactgtattattcATGTTGTATTATCGAtaccagatatatatatatatatatatatatgtatatttcaaatcatacaatAAAACGCACAGATTTGCATTCCATTTTCATTGCTTAACAAATCTTttattggtactcctgaagtatgcgtaccaagatgtcgcataacctgaaccctaacctggtacacaacctgagctcaggttgtgcaccatcttggtgcgcattcTTCGGGAGGTTCCTTCTATTTATAACAATGAAGTTGACATTATGAACCACGCACAGCTTGTTAATGCATAAATAAGATGAACACCCACAGGTATCCGATATACTCGTTCGTTGTTCTTTTAACTTGCAAGTGTGAGTAGTGTCATAAGTTTCGATTCACCTaatattcgaatcggaacaAACATTGGGACATACCTGTAATACAAGAAACCTAATACAGCAGCAATGATCACGAGAATAGGTATCACCACTCCAATAATCCAAAGAAGGTAGGGCTCTGAAattaaaagtaattttattGGAATTACTAAAACCACGTACGATGAATTAACAAGATGATAATTGAATTCAAATCAGAATCGGTTGaagattttcattttcattcaaatttattttattgtaagaTCTCAGGTAAACTCAAATTTGAGGTAACTTTatgaattaaatagtgttagTAATTTTGAAGattatgtttatatattcatatatatattaactacATATAAAGTGTTTTTAACACAATTCTCGAAACTTGAAAACTTCATCCTATGTAGTATGATACGGAggattcacaaaaaaattaaaatgtatgTATATACGACTGAAAATGAACAATGTACTAAATTGCAATATATATGATACAGTtcaatggaaaaaaaattaaatcattagaaagctataaataaaatcatcaaaaccaattaaaaaaaaaaattaaaatcacgTACTTGTCACATATGACGGAGACAATTTACTTATTTGAGTCAGAAACTCTGATTCGGAAGATGGTGTTGTTGTTAACACGTAATAacgataatatttttcataattcaaatttttattagttGCTTCAACTTCATTCACATCCTTATAAGTCGCCCTTTTCTTTCTTGCGACATTATTTATCGGATTGCAAGAGGTAGTACCACGCCCCTTGCCGAGAGTAATGGTGAAAGCTTTGGACGCACTTGAAATGAGTATCACAAGAACACTTTATCAATAAGTTACCATAGagatatgaaatataaaacgtCTTAAGACATCACTCATAAAACACTATAGATACATATTAATTTATGCATTTGGATAAACTGGTGTTCTACAACGTCACTACTTTATAGTTCATTTATCATTTATACATGCAGCATAACGGATAACACGAAATATACCATAAGTAATGTCTGACCCAATTTATTTCTTACTTCGATGTAACGTAGGCAAAATATTGTCCATTTTTTCCCTCATTAGCTTCTTCGAAAGCTGTACTACTATCGATTTTTCTGTCTTCACTGTTTTGTTTGGAACCATCAACCGTCACAACGACAAAAACACAGCTAAAATATCAAACATCATACAAAATTGCTATTTTGATTCGATTCCGGTCAAAAACACTTTACATTGTGGTCATGATGTCTTTAACATATTAATCATCACCATATGCCAACtgataatgaaattaaattCGTTGTTTTGAGTAATTTAAAGTTGTTCTATATTAAAGCAATGTATCAATTTGTAGGTAGGAATGATTCATATTCCGTATATGAACCGAAAGTACCATATTGAAAACATTAATTGAAGGAGATGTTATAGTTAATAGGCGAGATAACAATTTCAACCCGCTACCATTACTTTTATGTTAATCGTTGAATCGATTCATTCTAATTCAAACCAGCTTTGTGAGTGTAATTCGTACTAAGGAAAACCTATGCGACAATTAATTATCCATGCGAGACAGTATATTGCAAATAATTTAAAGGTATTTTTTGCTAACATATCACGTATATCATCCATCATATATTTTACCTTACTGGACCATATCTTTGATCAACTGCAGCGACGGTAACTTCAATTCCACTTGCTGGGTCAAACTCAGTATCTGGTTTTTGCGGTGATGTTGCTTCTGGTACGGTTTCAGGAGCTTATATAAAACATGAGTTTGAGattgtataataaatatttatatttatattaaatatttccaGTTAGCTAATCAAAATTAGTGATCTTCGATCTCAATTTGATGTTGCAAAAACTACGCTTCCACAATATAAAAACAGATTAGAATGCAAAATGTCAGAATACCAGAAACAGGAGTAGTACAATCCAGATCTGCTTCAAATGCTTCCCCTTTTCCAGCACACGATACGGCAAATATGTTTGAAGTGTACTTAGAGTTTGGTTCCATTTCAAAAACAAAGTTCGTGGCTTCTGTGGTTTTGACCATCGGGGTGATTTCAACGTTCTCCCCGGTATCAACATTGGGTTGCGTATTAATGGTTACCTACAAAATGAAGAGTAATGTATCAAAGTGCGTAAAAGTAGTTCATGTCATCTTGAGTGTAATTGTTTCAAttaacaattcatcattataaaTAGTGAAGGGAACTGGATGTAGAAATTAGTGCATCTGGGAAATAGGGGATGGAGACATGATGATATAATATAGACCAAAGTTTTCCAAACGTTTTGGGCCTTGGACCCCtgtttgtgaattttatttttgacggaCCCTCATGCTATGCCTGATCCATTtctgtgcctaaccaacgaggaaGGATCATGTTTTctttgacgaaataaaactcCCAAAATTCTGATTCAATACATAATACTGGTGGTCCGATGGCAATTCGATAAGATTATGATCTATTTGCTACCCGATATCCGGACTGCCGGTACTAATTGAACAAGTGGAcctaatttaattgtgtatatAACTACAGTGTCACACAATTaactaaattttgtttcatgCCCCTTCCTTGCAGCAACGGTAATAGGCTCAAAAGACCTTATCGAAGTCGTACAAGTTATCGACTGGTGATAACTCAGTAACCCATAAGATCAATTATTACCGATGATGTAGCCCTGCTGTGACGGGGATCCACCTCACAGACGCTAAAAGCAAGAATCGTTCTACAACATTGTGTGTTTACGCATATTTTTTGTCGAGAATTTGTTTATAAAGTCGCTATACGTTTATTGAGATAAATGAATACGGATCTCGTGGAATATATTCTTCGACACTATTGCATTTGGTGTTCCGCATTGGACATTGATTTCGTTATTCAAGTGTTGCAAAGCTTGGATttttacacaaataaaattgcatTTATCGTCGTTTTATAGGGAATATATTCTTTTTTACCTTCATAAACGACACGGCGTGTATGGGCAAGTCGTATATATTTGTGACGTTTCGGAGGgtttattgcaaataaaaagCAAACCACGATGCAAGCAGGTATAGCCAAAACCGAAACCCCATAGAAAAATTATGCTTTCAATTTGTGGATTTTATAACTCAAGGTATAATTGTCAATCTGCCATGCCAAAGTTTCGTCATACGACCATGTAATAGTGCACACATTTTC containing:
- the LOC144420833 gene encoding E-selectin-like is translated as MNVKLIIVGLLLFDLCTGADEASAIPPRTINQTTADSDKASTILSSTVFQTIAGPTTVPQTTAPITCPDSFNITNAQSLDCSASNNFNDTCDITCLNGYYNDGDKQAICNDTNTDDDTNSDAITCADSLTITNSQQSTCNLNTFSGECDITCLDGYYNDGDKQATCIDINTDDDTNSDGEWDKGSANCTAIRCPNSLIIPNSQQSTCNSNTFGDECVITCLDGYYNDGTKQATCKDTNTDDDTNSDGEWDKGGANCKAITCPGSLTILNSQTSTCNPNNFADECDITCLDGYYNDGNQQATCIDTNTDDDTNSDGKWDEGTANCKVIDTSSAITCPDSLTIANSQPSTCNLNMFGDECHIKCLDGYYNDGDKQATCIDKNTDDDTNSDGKWNEGSANCKVIDTSSAITCPNSLTIANSQPSTCNLNMFGDECHIKCLDGYYNDGDKQATCIDKNTDNDTNSDSEWDEGSSSCKGESM
- the LOC144420848 gene encoding uncharacterized protein LOC144420848, whose protein sequence is MVKTTEATNFVFEMEPNSKYTSNIFAVSCAGKGEAFEADLDCTTPVSAPETVPEATSPQKPDTEFDPASGIEVTVAAVDQRYGPVSCVFVVVTVDGSKQNSEDRKIDSSTAFEEANEGKNGQYFAYVTSK